Proteins from one Panicum virgatum strain AP13 chromosome 7K, P.virgatum_v5, whole genome shotgun sequence genomic window:
- the LOC120642670 gene encoding nudix hydrolase 8-like: MESSLLDTAAAAASLCAAPGGRRRAGSTASFLSCSCSPRDCRVSASYSHSISRMLSGVRLAARRKLFRADPADLLGVANWPEAGGAGHHQQQQQQHWWAALEHNFVLESADDEYGGVVVDADRLPTDKAAFARSLAASLSYWKSVGKKGVWLKLPVDRAEFVPLAVKEGFKYHHAEESYLMMTYWIPDEPNMLPANASHQVGVGGFVINDQMEVLVVQEKYCGSLLDGVWKLPTGFILASEEIYTGASREVKEETGVDTEFVDVVAFRHAHNVAFQKSDLFFICMLRPLSSEIKIDETEIQAAKWMPLEEFVKQPFIQEDHMFQKIMDICIQRLRKCYCGLTPHHVVSRFDDRTSTLYYNVAEPEDVNCSAT, from the exons ATGGAGAGCAGCCTGCTCGACACCGCCGCAGCTGCCGCCAGCCTCTGCGCGGCGccgggcgggcgccgccgcgccgggagcACGGCGAGCTTCCTCAGCTGCTCCTGCTCCCCCCGAG ACTGCAGGGTGAGCGCGTCCTACTCCCATTCCATCAGCCGGATGCTGAGCGGGGTGCGGTTGGCGGCGCGCAGGAAGCTGTTCAGGGCCGACCCGGCAGACCTGCTGGGCGTCGCCAACTGGCccgaggcgggcggcgccgggcaccaccagcagcagcagcagcagcactggTGGGCGGCGCTCGAGCACAACTTCGTGCTGGAGTCCGCCGACGACGAGTACGGCGGGGTCGTCGTCGACGCCGACAGGCTGCCAACCGACAAGGCCGCCTtcgcgcgctcgctcgcggcGTCGCTCTCCTACTGGAAGTCCGTG GGGAAGAAAGGGGTGTGGTTGAAATTACCAGTAGATCGTGCCGAGTTCGTTCCCTTGGCAGTAAAG GAAGGTTTCAAGTACCACCACGCTGAGGAATCGTACTTGATGATGACGTACTGGATCCCCGACGAGCCAAACATGCTCCCAGCAAATGCTTCTCATCAGGTTGGAGTTGGGGGCTTTGTGATCAATGATCAAATGGAG GTCCTAGTTGTGCAAGAGAAGTATTGCGGTTCGTTGCTGGATGGTGTGTGGAAACTCCCCACAGGTTTCATTCTTGCG TCGGAGGAAATCTATACGGGGGCTAGCAGGGAGGTGAAGGAGGAAACCGGG GTCGACACCGAGTTCGTTGATGTCGTTGCTTTCAG GCATGCCCACAACGTCGCGTTTCAGAAGTCCGACCTGTTCTTCATCTGCATGCTGAGGCCTCTATCGAGTGAGATCAAGATTGATGAGACAGAGATTCAGGCAGCAAAG TGGATGCCGCTGGAGGAGTTCGTGAAGCAGCCCTTCATCCAGGAAGACCACATGTTCCAGAAGATCATGGACATCTGCATCCAGCGCCTGCGCAAGTGCTACTGCGGCCTGACGCCGCACCACGTCGTCTCCAGGTTCGACGACCGGACGTCGACGCTGTACTACAACGTCGCCGAGCCAGAGGACGTGAACTGCAGCGCCACCTGA
- the LOC120642671 gene encoding ent-kaurenoic acid oxidase 1-like — protein MESMVAGAGPDQQAAWPWGWWLAIALLPPLLALAICHGNDAFHRAAFALKRWLHGRPRARLPPGHMGLPFVGENPALKRYFRRARRPDGFVHDKMRRYGDATAGLYRTHLFGSPAVLVCSPAANKLVLQSPDSFGVCWPAPDLVGVSSILNVDGARHARLRACVVEAVNRPSSLRSIARAIQPRVAAALRTWAHKSTVTAAVEAKKVTFEIICKMFVSMEPSPLTEEMDAWFAGLLGGLRAFPLDLPGTAFRRALTCRRKLSAVFRDELRRRKEGADGGEDLMSALMRTEDERGRLLSDEEVVDNIVSLVLAGYQSTASALMWAVYHLAKTPHALAKLREENAAISRDKNGEFITPDDIPKMKYTAKVVEETLRVANVAAMVHRVALKDVEYGGYTIPQGWRVVVWLRSLHTDPNYYDDPLKFNPDRWEKPAKPGTYQVFGGGHRMCAGNMLARLQLIIMLHHLSVGYKWELLNPDAEIVYIPHSYPSDGALIAISEL, from the exons ATGGAGTCGATGGTGGCTGGGGCTGGCCCTGATcagcaggcggcgtggccgTGGGGATGGTGGCTGGCCATTGCCCTGCTCCCGCCGCTTCTCGCGCTCGCCATCTGCCACGGCAACGACGCCTTCCACCGCGCCGCGTTCGCGCTCAAGCGCTGGCTCCACGGCCGGCCGCGAGCGAGGCTCCCGCCGGGCCACATGGGCCTGCCCTTCGTCGGCGAGAACCCCGCCCTCAAGCGCTACTTCAGGCGAGCGCGCCGCCCCGACGGCTTCGTCCACGACAAGATGCGCAGGTACGGCGACGCCACGGCGGGCCTGTACCGGACGCACCTGTTCGGCTCCCCCGCAGTCCTCGTGTGCTCGCCCGCGGCCAACAAGCTCGTGCTGCAGTCCCCCGACAGCTTCGGCGTGTGCTGGCCCGCGCCGGATCTCGTCGGCGTTTCGTCCATCCTCAACGTCGACGGCGCCCGCCACGCCAGGCTCCGCGCCTGCGTCGTCGAGGCGGTGAACCGGCCCAGCTCGCTGCGCAGCATCGCGCGCGCCATCCAGCCGCGCGTGGCTGCGGCGCTGCGAACGTGGGCGCACAAGAGCAccgtcaccgccgccgtcgaggccaAAAAA GTCACGTTCGAGATCATCTGCAAGATGTTCGTGAGCATGGAGCCGTCGCCACTGACAGAGGAGATGGACGCGTGGTTCGCCGGCTTGCTGGGCGGCCTCAGGGCGTTCCCGCTCGATCTGCCAGGAACTGCTTTCCGTCGAGCTCTCACG TGCCGCCGCAAGTTGAGCGCGGTGTTCAGGGATGAGCtgcggaggaggaaggaaggggCAGACGGTGGCGAGGACCTGATGAGCGCGCTGATGCGGACGGAGGACGAGAGAGGGAGGCTGCTCAGCGACGAGGAGGTGGTGGACAACATCGTGTCGCTGGTGCTAGCGGGCTACCAGTCCACTGCCTCTGCTCTCATGTGGGCTGTCTACCACCTCGCCAAGACGCCACATGCCCTTGCCAAGCTCAGA GAGGAGAACGCTGCGATCAGCAGAGACAAGAATGGGGAGTTCATCACCCCTGACGACATCCCAAAGATGAAATACACTGCTAAG GTTGTCGAAGAAACACTTCGAGTAGCTAACGTCGCGGCAATGGTTCATCGTGTAGCACTCAAAGATGTCGAGTACGGAGGTTACACCATACCTCAAGGGTGGAGGGTTGTGGTCTGGCTGCGGTCACTGCATACGGATCCCAATTACTACGACGATCCGCTAAAATTCAACCCCGACAGATGGGAA AAACCAGCAAAGCCAGGTACATACCAGGTGTTCGGAGGGGGGCACAGGATGTGCGCGGGGAACATGCTCGCAAGGCTGCAGCTCATTATCATGCTGCATCATCTATCCGTTGGCTACAA ATGGGAGTTGCTTAATCCTGACGCGGAAATAGTATACATTCCACACTCATATCCTTCCGATGGGGCTCTCATTGCCATCAGTGAACTATGA
- the LOC120642672 gene encoding 2-hydroxyisoflavanone dehydratase-like, with product MAASGATDDEVVFEAAHLIRIFRSGRVERYCGSDPSPASTYAGTGVASKDRAISPDVAVRLYLPPAAKDGGGRLPVLVYFHGGGFCLLSAFNAIIHGYLNSLAARARAVVVSVEYRLAPEHPIPAAYEDSWRALCWAASHASGAGEGEEAWLADHADFSRLSLGGESAGANIAHHMAMRAGAEGLPGGARISGVVLVHPYFLSDAKVPSEESNPAMADNLVRMWAVVSPATTTGLDDPWINPLAGGAPALAGLACGRVLVCLAEEDVLRDRGRAYCEGLRASAWAGELEIVEAARQGHCFHLSDFTSGDAVRQDEAIARFLNL from the coding sequence ATGGCCGCCTCCGGTGCCACGGACGACGAGGTCGTCTTCGAGGCCGCGCACCTCATCCGTATTTTCAGGAGCGGGCGCGTCGAGCGCTACTGCGGCTCCGACCCATCCCCGGCCTCCACCTACGCCGGCACCGGCGTCGCGTCCAAAGACCGCGCCATCTCCCCAGACGTCGCCGTCCGCCTCTACCTTCCGCCGGCAGCCAAGGACGGTGGGGGCAGGCTCCCCGTCCTGGTCTacttccacggcggcggcttctGCCTCCTCAGCGCCTTCAACGCCATCATCCACGGGTACCTCAACTCCCTCGCGGCGCGCGCCCGGGCCGTCGTCGTTTCCGTGGAGTACCGCCTCGCGCCCGAGCACCCGATCCCCGCCGCGTACGAGGACTCGTGGCGGGCGCTGTGCTGGGCCGCCTCCCACgcgtccggcgccggcgagggggaggaggcctGGCTCGCCGACCACGCGGACTTCTCCCGGCTGTCCCTCGGCGGCGAGAGCGCCGGTGCCAACATCGCGCACCACATGGCCATGCGCGCGGGCGCCGAGGGGCTCCCCGGGGGCGCCCGGATCAGCGGCGTCGTCCTGGTCCACCCCTACTTCCTGAGCGACGCCAAGGTGCCCTCCGAGGAGAGCAACCCCGCCATGGCCGACAACTTGGTGAGGATGTGGGCCGTCGTGTCCCCGGCGACGACCACCGGCCTCGACGACCCGTGGATAAACCCGCTcgcgggcggcgcgccggcgctggcCGGGCTGGCGTGCGGGCGCGTGCTGGTGTGCCTCGCGGAGGAGGACGTGCTCCGCGACCGCGGCCGCGCGTACTGCGAGGGCCTCCGGGCGAGCGCGTGGGCGGGGGAGCTGGAGATCGTCGAGGCGGCCAGGCAGGGGCACTGCTTCCACCTGTCCGACTTCACCTCCGGCGATGCCGTCAGGCAGGACGAGGCCATTGCCAGGTTTCTGAATCTGTAG
- the LOC120642673 gene encoding deSI-like protein At4g17486: MEAQNGAGAPVVLNVYDLTPMNNYLYWFGLGIFHSGIEVHGMEYGFGAHEFPTSGVFEVEPKSCPGFVYRRSLWMGTTDMSRAEFRSFIENLAGKYNGNTYHLISKNCNHFTDDVCKNLTRKSIPGWVNRLARVGSFFNCLLPESIQVSTVRHVPTHPAFSDDDMDSISSSIIGDSDLEELDQHLLPSDVHSIDVPPKLAKDLI; the protein is encoded by the exons ATGGAGGCGCAGAACGGCGCCGGGGCGCCGGTGGTGCTCAACGTGTACGACCTGACGCCCATGAACAACTACCTCTACTGGTTCGGCCTCGGCATCTTCCACTCCGGAATCGAAG TCCATGGCATGGAGTACGGATTTGGAGCACATGAGTTCCCAACGAGTGGGGTATTTGAGGTGGAACCAAAAAGCTGCCCTGGCTTCGTCTATAGAAGGTCCTTGTGGATGGGCACAACTGACATGTCCAGGGCAGAGTTCCGCTCATTCATTGAAAATCTTGCTGGAAAGTACAATGGTAACACGTATCATTTGATTTCAAAGAATTGCAACCATTTTACAGATGATGTCTGTAAGAATTTGACCAGGAAGTCAATCCCTGGATGGGTGAATCGGCTAGCAAGAGTAG GTTCATTTTTCAACTGTCTCCTACCAGAAAGCATCCAAGTTTCTACAGTCAGACACGTCCCTACTCATCCTGCATTTTCTG ATGATGATATGGATTCAATATCTTCATCAATTATTGGGGATAGTGATTTGGAAGAGTTGGACCAACACCTGCTGCCATCAGACGTCCATTCTATAGATGTGCCGCCAAAGTTAGCCAAAGATCTTATCTGA
- the LOC120642676 gene encoding disease resistance protein RPM1-like, which yields MAEMIAVSFSAKIAASLSAPAAVELSSLFAIRSGVAAAARELDLLRAFLRFADSRRGTDALAAAWIDQVRDAAFELEDVADEYSFLSGGGFVRGCANLGAWFARSRRLRRARERLRELSVAKEKFDILPAVASAARLSSAVGGSATVISRKVADTAHFLGEEEIVGFAAHRSLLMEWLTDDAEPRRKLIAIWGMGGVGKTTLVTNVFKEVAASFYFDCSAWVPVSKNFTTEDLLRRVYKELQHEVHTGAPRNVEEMNYRSLVEALQGILSKKRYLVLLDDVWDALAWYEIRSAFIDNGTGSRIIITTRSQDVANLANSTRIILLKPLPEKEAWCLFCNTTFREMADRECPRHLEHWASKILDKCSGLPLAIVSVGNLLALKEKSEFAWKNVHDSLVWDGSIDHGIGQVSSILNLSIDDLPYHLKRCFLYCSIYPEDFFVKRKILIRMWIAEGFVEEKNHATMEDVADDYLNQLAQRSLLQVVMKNEFGRAKRFQIHDLIRELILSRSAKEGHFVFSKCTPTFESNSNYCHLVIDRCTQSDLPAPKMVSLRSLHGFKTQFDASLLSRLRLLTVLNLWYIPIAKLPSSVTNLFNLRYLGIRSTLIKELPHELGRLHKLQTLDTKWSMVQRLPGSITKLKALCHLILFRRHDAELLVPGKAVVLPDGMKNLTCLQTLKYIEADEKMILSLGSLRQMRSLELHGVHETSLVHLSSSISKMSHLRCLGIVSRDANVQLDLESFSQPPL from the coding sequence ATGGCGGAGATGATCGCCGTATCCTTCTCGGCGAAGATCGCCGCGTCCTTGTCCGCCCCAGCAGCCGTAgagctctcctctctcttcgcCATTCGCTCGGgggtagccgccgccgcgcgggagcTCGATCTCCTCCGCGCCTTCCTCCGCTTCGCCGACTCCCGCCGCGGCAccgacgcgctcgccgccgcttgGATCGACCAGGTCCGCGACGCTGCCTTCGAGCTTGAGGACGTCGCGGACGAGTACTCCTTCCTCTCTGGCGGGGGCTTCGTCCGTGGCTGTGCCAATTTGGGCGCCTGGTTCGCGCGCTCGAGGCGACTACGGAGGGCGCGGGAGAGGCTTCGCGAGCTGTCGGTCGCCAAGGAAAAATTCGACATCTTGCCGGCGGTTGCCTCCGCGGCAAGATTGTCTTCAGCCGTTGGCGGCAGCGCAACTGTCATCAGCCGGAAGGTAGCAGATACAGCGCACTTTCTGGGAGAAGAGGAGATCGTGGGCTTTGCGGCGCACAGAAGCTTACTGATGGAATGGCTGACCGACGACGCGGAGCCCCGGCGGAAGCTGATCGCTATCTGGGGGATGGGCGGTGTTGGCAAGACCACTCTAGTGACCAATGTCTTCAAGGAAGTCGCCGCAAGCTTCTACTTTGATTGTAGCGCATGGGTGCCCGTCTCCAAGAACTTCACTACGGAAGACCTTTTAAGGAGAGTCTATAAAGAACTTCAGCATGAAGTTCACACCGGCGCGCCGAGGAACGTGGAAGAGATGAACTACCGGTCCCTTGTCGAGGCTTTGCAAGGGATTCTGTCCAAAAAGAGGTACTTGGTGTTGCTGGATGATGTCTGGGATGCACTTGCATGGTATGAGATCCGCAGTGCATTTATTGATAATGGAACCGGGAGTCGGATAATCATCACAACACGCAGTCAAGACGTGGCTAACCTGGCAAATTCCACAAGGATTATCCTGCTCAAGCCACTTCCTGAGAAGGAAGCATGGTGCTTATTTTGCAATACAACTTTCAGGGAGATGGCTGATCGAGAGTGCCCGCGGCATCTGGAGCACTGGGCTTCGAAGATACTGGACAAATGCAGTGGTCTGCCATTGGCGATCGTGTCAGTTGGCAATCTTCTTGCATTGAAGGAGAAAAGTGAATTTGCATGGAAGAACGTCCATGACAGTCTTGTGTGGGATGGAAGCATCGATCATGGAATTGGGCAAGTGTCGAGCATACTGAATCTGAGTATTGATGATCTGCCGTAccacctgaagaggtgtttcCTTTATTGCAGCATATACCCTGAGGATTTCTTTGTCAAAAGGAAGATTCTGATCAGGATGTGGATTGCTGAAGGCTTtgttgaagaaaaaaatcatgCCACAATGGAGGATGTGGCTGATGATTACCTGAACCAACTAGCGCAACGTAGCCTGCTGCAAGTCGTGATGAAAAATGAGTTTGGACGTGCCAAGCGGTTCCAAATCCATGATTTGATCAGAGAGTTGATTCTGAGTAGGTCGGCAAAGGAGGGACACTTTGTATTTTCGAAGTGCACACCAACATTTGAATCAAACAGTAATTACTGTCATCTTGTAATTGATCGATGCACACAGAGCGACCTCCCAGCTCCAAAGATGGTCTCGCTTCGATCCCTCCATGGATTTAAAACACAGTTTGATGCTTCACTGCTGTCTCGCCTCAGATTATTAACTGTTCTGAACTTATGGTACATTCCAATAGCTAAGCTCCCTAGTTCAGTGACAAATCTCTTCAATCTGCGCTATCTTGGCATCCGTTCCACTCTAATCAAAGAGCTACCACATGAGTTGGGACGATTACATAAGTTGCAAACTTTAGATACCAAGTGGTCCATGGTCCAGAGATTACCAGGCAGCATAACAAAACTCAAGGCTCTGTGCCACCTGATCTTATTTAGACGCCATGATGCTGAGTTATTGGTCCCTGGTAAAGCAGTTGTACTTCCAGATGGTATGAAAAATCTGACTTGCCTGCAGACTCTTAAATACATCGAAGCTGATGAGAAGATGATATTATCCTTAGGAAGCCTGAGACAGATGAGGAGTTTAGAACTACATGGTGTGCATGAGACCAGTCTTGTTCATTTGTCATCATCCATCTCAAAAATGAGCCACCTTAGATGCTTGGGAATTGTCAGTCGGGATGCTAATGTGCAACTAGACCTTGAGTCATTTTCACAACCTCCATTGTAG